One part of the Janthinobacterium sp. 17J80-10 genome encodes these proteins:
- the fdhF gene encoding formate dehydrogenase subunit alpha gives MLRLTLNGAPMACSADATLLQALQASGCNIPALCHDARLKPAGACRLCLVEVAGEPRPVASCTARPVEGMAIRTDTPALRALCRTNLSLLAAHYPADAVMQDPAHPFHRLLDEYGVIPGNQARPALFHDDSHPYLGVDMDRCISCYRCVRICDEVQGQSVWWTWQRGEQTHVAPDAETLLEGGCVSCGACVDSCPSGALFDKRSSAPERWTRSTCVYCGVGCQMEVGSQNDRVVQVRPADSPVNRGHLCVKGRYAFEFNHATDRASTPMLRQDGEWQAVSWEEALDYTAARLQDIVERDGADAIGVLGSARATNEENYLAQKFARVVLGTNNVDCCARVCHTPSAKALKTMLGTGAATNSFDDIERTQLFLLCGCNPTENHPIVGARVKQAVRNGAQLIVIDPRRIELADYATLHLPVRIGHNIALFNAMAAAIVEEGLLDQDFAAGRVDGLDKFSAFIRDYAPEKVAQACGIPAATIRAAARLYAGTRPAMCFHGLGVTEHTQGTEGVMALINLALLTGNLGKPGAGINPLRGQNNVQGAAQMGCDPNSLTGAQSIPQSRARFESIWQAPIPESHGLDLMEMMDAASAGKLKALWAFGYDVYLTLANANQTGHALGNLSLVIIQDLFMNETGRAFGHVFLPAASVFEKDGTFMNSDRRVQRVRQAIPPYGDSRPDWWIIQQLAARMGHASQFSFAGPQAIWNEIRTVWPAGAGLSYARLEHESINWPCPAEDHPGTPFLHGGQFAIGPRATLACIADIPSAEQCDADYPFMLTTGRTLAHFNAGTMTYRTPNAVLQASDTLDMALSDAQRLGLQSGEIVQLVSRHGSAVLPLRISGTVKPGELFTSFHRAELLINRITSPYRDRMVKSPEYKVTAVRVNRL, from the coding sequence ATGCTTCGCCTGACGCTGAATGGCGCGCCAATGGCATGTTCCGCCGACGCAACGCTTCTGCAGGCGCTCCAGGCAAGCGGCTGCAATATTCCGGCGCTTTGCCATGACGCCCGCTTGAAGCCCGCTGGCGCCTGCCGGCTGTGCCTGGTGGAAGTCGCGGGCGAGCCGCGTCCGGTCGCGAGCTGCACGGCACGGCCGGTAGAGGGCATGGCAATCCGTACTGACACGCCCGCGTTACGCGCGCTATGCCGCACCAATCTGTCCCTGCTCGCGGCTCACTACCCCGCCGATGCGGTAATGCAGGATCCGGCCCATCCCTTCCATCGCCTGCTCGACGAATACGGCGTTATTCCGGGCAACCAGGCGCGTCCCGCCCTGTTTCATGACGATAGCCACCCGTATCTTGGCGTCGACATGGACCGTTGCATTAGCTGCTACCGTTGCGTGCGGATCTGCGATGAGGTGCAGGGGCAGTCGGTCTGGTGGACCTGGCAACGCGGCGAACAGACGCACGTCGCGCCCGATGCCGAGACGCTGCTCGAAGGTGGCTGCGTCTCCTGTGGCGCTTGCGTCGACAGTTGTCCCAGCGGCGCGCTGTTCGACAAGCGCAGCTCGGCGCCGGAGCGCTGGACCCGCAGCACTTGCGTCTACTGCGGCGTCGGCTGCCAGATGGAAGTCGGCAGCCAAAACGACCGCGTGGTGCAGGTGCGCCCTGCCGACAGCCCGGTCAACCGCGGGCACCTGTGCGTCAAGGGGCGTTATGCTTTCGAATTCAACCATGCTACGGACCGGGCTTCGACGCCGATGCTGCGCCAGGATGGTGAATGGCAAGCTGTCAGCTGGGAAGAGGCCCTCGATTACACCGCCGCCAGATTGCAGGATATCGTGGAGCGCGACGGCGCCGATGCCATTGGCGTGCTCGGTTCGGCCCGCGCCACCAACGAGGAAAATTACCTGGCGCAGAAATTCGCCCGCGTGGTGCTGGGAACGAACAATGTCGATTGCTGCGCCCGCGTCTGCCACACGCCTTCGGCCAAGGCATTGAAGACCATGCTGGGCACCGGCGCGGCGACCAATTCCTTCGACGATATCGAGCGCACGCAGCTTTTTCTTCTGTGCGGTTGCAATCCGACCGAGAACCATCCCATCGTCGGCGCCCGCGTCAAGCAGGCGGTGCGCAATGGCGCGCAACTGATCGTCATCGACCCGCGCCGCATCGAGCTGGCAGATTACGCCACGCTGCACCTGCCGGTGCGTATCGGCCACAATATCGCGCTGTTCAATGCCATGGCGGCAGCGATTGTCGAGGAAGGCTTGCTGGACCAGGATTTTGCCGCCGGGCGCGTCGACGGGCTGGACAAGTTTTCTGCCTTCATTCGCGACTATGCGCCGGAAAAAGTGGCGCAGGCGTGCGGCATTCCTGCCGCCACGATCCGTGCCGCCGCCCGCCTGTACGCAGGCACCAGGCCTGCCATGTGTTTTCATGGGCTGGGGGTGACCGAGCATACGCAAGGCACGGAAGGTGTGATGGCGCTGATCAATCTTGCGCTCCTGACAGGCAATCTGGGCAAGCCGGGCGCCGGCATCAATCCCCTGCGCGGCCAGAACAATGTGCAAGGCGCCGCGCAGATGGGCTGTGATCCGAATTCGCTGACGGGCGCGCAGTCGATTCCGCAGTCCCGCGCCCGGTTTGAATCAATCTGGCAGGCGCCGATTCCGGAAAGCCATGGACTTGACCTCATGGAGATGATGGACGCCGCGTCTGCGGGCAAGCTCAAGGCATTGTGGGCCTTTGGCTATGACGTGTACCTTACGCTTGCGAACGCCAACCAGACCGGCCATGCGCTGGGAAACCTGTCCCTGGTGATCATTCAGGACCTGTTCATGAATGAAACCGGGCGCGCCTTCGGCCATGTCTTCCTGCCCGCTGCCAGCGTATTTGAAAAAGACGGCACCTTCATGAATTCGGACCGGCGCGTGCAGCGGGTGCGTCAAGCCATCCCGCCCTACGGCGATTCCCGGCCAGATTGGTGGATCATCCAGCAGCTGGCAGCGCGCATGGGGCACGCCAGCCAATTTTCGTTCGCTGGCCCGCAAGCCATCTGGAATGAAATCAGGACTGTCTGGCCAGCCGGCGCCGGATTGTCATATGCCCGCCTGGAGCATGAGAGCATCAACTGGCCCTGCCCTGCCGAAGACCATCCCGGCACGCCATTCCTGCATGGCGGACAGTTTGCGATTGGCCCGCGCGCGACGCTGGCGTGCATTGCGGACATCCCCTCGGCCGAACAGTGCGACGCCGACTACCCGTTCATGCTCACCACGGGTCGCACGCTCGCCCATTTCAACGCCGGCACCATGACTTACCGCACACCCAATGCGGTGTTGCAGGCGTCCGATACGCTTGACATGGCATTGAGTGATGCGCAGAGGCTTGGTTTGCAGAGCGGTGAAATCGTGCAACTCGTCAGCCGTCACGGCAGTGCCGTCTTGCCGCTGCGTATATCCGGCACGGTCAAGCCTGGCGAATTGTTCACGAGCTTTCATCGCGCTGAGCTGCTGATCAACCGTATTACGTCACCGTACCGTGATCGCATGGTGAAATCGCCGGAATACAAAGTGACTGCCGTGCGCGTCAATCGGCTCTAA
- a CDS encoding ABC transporter permease — MKALNRKLWRDLAQMKSQALAIALVVTCGVATFVMFLSTLAALRATQESFYREYRFAEVFATLKRAPESLRQRLQDIPGVGQVETRVVAQVRLDMPDFPQPVAALMVSVPDSGSHGLNALYLREGRLPLAGRPDEVVASAPFAQAHGLQPGARFYAILNGRRQQLTMVGTALSPEFIQQMRPGSAFPDYKRYGVMWMGRRALGQAYDMHGAFNDLTLSLSQGAGSQIVIDRIDELLKPFGGQGAYTRKDQLSHRFLSQELQQLGVLASLFPVIFMGIATFLLNVVIGRLVTLQREQVATLKAFGYSNIEVLGHYLKMVSVIVLLGAAGGILFGVWLGKALAGIYMAFYHFPYLRFALQPVTLLEAVAASLAAAVSGTVFAVWRVATLRPAEAMRPEPPQRYRETWLEKLGVKRWLSQPARMIVRHIQRQRIKSLLTVFGIALAGGIILTSLFQRDTVSYMVDIQFGRAQRQDLMIVFTDPTAYRARFDLLGLPEIKHVEVFRAVPVRLRHGSRSYRTNIQGMEPRGDLQRLLDTNLHPVDLPAEGLLLTDFLATLLDVRVGDAVVVEVLEGARPVRETVVAGVVKEYLGVSGYLDLAALNRFMQEGPTLSGAYLSVDRDHFDTLYARLKNMPRVATITERIQEIRNFHRVMQETMLFFTYIATVFSIIIAFGVIYNSARIALAERGRELASLRVMGFTRAEIAYILLGELGILTLIAIPFGLWLGRLMCHYIAHTMQNDLFRVPVVLVPQTYAFATVVVLASALLSGLAVRRRLDQLDLIGVLKAAE; from the coding sequence GTGAAGGCGCTGAACCGAAAGCTATGGCGCGACCTGGCGCAAATGAAGAGCCAGGCGCTGGCAATTGCCTTGGTGGTGACATGCGGCGTCGCCACCTTCGTCATGTTCTTGAGCACACTTGCGGCGCTGCGCGCAACGCAGGAAAGCTTTTACCGCGAATACCGCTTTGCCGAGGTGTTTGCCACGCTCAAGCGCGCGCCGGAATCGCTGCGTCAGCGCCTGCAGGATATTCCAGGCGTGGGCCAGGTGGAAACCAGGGTGGTGGCGCAAGTGCGCCTGGACATGCCGGACTTTCCCCAGCCGGTGGCGGCCCTGATGGTGTCGGTGCCGGACAGCGGCAGCCACGGCTTGAATGCATTGTATTTGCGCGAGGGTCGGTTGCCGCTCGCCGGGCGGCCGGATGAAGTGGTGGCGAGCGCGCCGTTTGCCCAGGCGCACGGCTTGCAACCGGGCGCCCGGTTTTATGCCATTCTGAATGGCCGACGCCAGCAGTTGACGATGGTGGGCACGGCGCTGTCGCCGGAATTCATCCAGCAGATGCGGCCGGGCTCGGCGTTCCCCGATTACAAGCGTTATGGCGTGATGTGGATGGGGCGGCGCGCGCTCGGCCAGGCATACGACATGCATGGCGCCTTCAATGACTTGACGCTGAGCCTGAGCCAGGGCGCGGGCAGCCAAATCGTCATCGATCGCATCGACGAATTACTGAAACCCTTTGGCGGGCAGGGCGCCTACACCCGCAAGGATCAGCTCTCGCATCGTTTCCTCAGCCAGGAGTTGCAGCAATTGGGCGTTCTGGCAAGCCTGTTCCCGGTCATTTTCATGGGGATCGCGACGTTTTTACTGAATGTGGTGATCGGGCGGCTCGTGACGCTGCAGCGCGAGCAGGTCGCCACACTCAAGGCTTTTGGCTACAGCAATATTGAAGTGCTGGGGCATTACCTGAAGATGGTGTCGGTGATCGTCCTGCTGGGCGCAGCAGGCGGAATTCTGTTTGGGGTCTGGCTGGGCAAGGCGCTCGCCGGCATCTATATGGCGTTCTACCACTTTCCCTATTTGCGGTTTGCCTTGCAGCCTGTAACGCTGCTGGAAGCGGTTGCAGCCAGCCTGGCGGCGGCGGTTTCAGGCACCGTATTTGCCGTATGGCGTGTGGCCACCTTGCGGCCTGCCGAGGCAATGCGTCCCGAGCCGCCGCAACGCTATCGCGAGACCTGGCTGGAAAAGCTGGGAGTCAAGCGCTGGCTGTCGCAGCCTGCGCGCATGATCGTTCGCCACATCCAGCGACAGCGAATCAAATCCTTGCTCACCGTGTTCGGCATTGCCCTGGCCGGCGGGATTATCCTCACATCCTTGTTCCAGCGTGATACGGTGAGCTACATGGTCGACATCCAGTTCGGCAGGGCGCAGCGCCAGGATCTCATGATCGTTTTTACAGATCCGACCGCTTATCGCGCCCGTTTCGATTTGCTTGGCTTGCCGGAAATAAAGCACGTGGAGGTATTCAGGGCAGTACCGGTTCGCCTGCGTCATGGATCTCGCAGTTATCGCACGAATATACAGGGCATGGAGCCGCGCGGCGATCTCCAGCGCCTGCTTGACACCAATCTGCATCCCGTCGATTTGCCTGCGGAAGGGCTCCTGCTGACCGATTTTCTTGCCACTTTGCTCGATGTGCGCGTCGGCGACGCCGTCGTAGTGGAGGTGCTGGAAGGCGCCCGGCCTGTGCGCGAGACGGTTGTCGCCGGCGTGGTAAAGGAGTACCTGGGGGTGTCCGGGTATCTGGACCTCGCCGCCCTGAACCGCTTCATGCAGGAGGGGCCGACGCTTTCCGGGGCCTATCTCAGCGTTGATCGGGACCATTTCGATACGCTATATGCCAGGCTGAAGAACATGCCGCGCGTGGCAACCATCACCGAGCGCATCCAGGAGATTCGCAACTTTCACCGCGTGATGCAGGAAACCATGCTGTTTTTTACTTATATCGCCACCGTTTTTTCGATCATCATTGCTTTCGGCGTCATCTACAACAGCGCCCGCATCGCCCTTGCCGAACGCGGGCGCGAACTCGCCAGCCTGCGGGTCATGGGATTTACCCGGGCCGAAATCGCCTACATCTTGCTCGGTGAGCTTGGCATACTCACCCTGATTGCGATTCCTTTCGGCCTGTGGCTCGGGCGATTGATGTGCCATTACATCGCGCATACCATGCAAAACGACCTGTTTCGCGTGCCAGTGGTGCTGGTGCCGCAAACCTATGCCTTTGCCACGGTAGTGGTGCTGGCCTCAGCGCTGTTGTCGGGACTGGCGGTGCGGCGCCGCCTCGACCAGCTTGACCTGATTGGCGTTCTGAAGGCGGCGGAATAA
- a CDS encoding ABC transporter ATP-binding protein — translation MVGQAKPEAAVPRPVFEARGLTKVYQMGDVQVQALRGVDLDLYAGELVVLLGPSGSGKSTLLNILGGLDTPTSGTLRYAGRELNLADDAAMTQYRRTYIGFVFQFYNLIPSLTARENVALVTEIATNPMSPEEALSLVGLGERLDHFPAQMSGGEQQRVAIARAVAKRPQVLLCDEPTGALDAQTGVMVLDVIARVNRDLGTTTVVITHNAVIAAMADRVLYFGNGLVTRIERNLQKKLAAELSW, via the coding sequence ATGGTTGGCCAGGCCAAGCCGGAAGCGGCCGTGCCACGCCCGGTCTTCGAAGCCCGCGGCCTTACCAAGGTCTATCAAATGGGGGATGTGCAAGTGCAGGCATTACGCGGCGTCGATCTTGATCTGTACGCAGGCGAGCTGGTTGTGCTGCTGGGCCCGTCGGGAAGCGGCAAGTCGACCCTGCTCAATATCCTGGGCGGCCTGGATACGCCGACCAGCGGGACATTGCGGTATGCCGGGCGCGAGCTGAATCTGGCGGATGACGCCGCAATGACCCAGTATCGGCGCACGTACATCGGCTTTGTATTCCAGTTTTACAACCTCATTCCCAGCCTCACCGCGCGGGAAAACGTCGCTTTGGTAACCGAGATCGCCACCAATCCGATGTCGCCGGAAGAAGCGCTTTCCCTGGTGGGGTTGGGCGAACGCCTCGATCATTTCCCGGCCCAGATGTCCGGCGGCGAGCAGCAGCGTGTCGCCATCGCCCGGGCAGTCGCCAAGCGCCCGCAGGTGCTGTTGTGCGACGAGCCAACCGGTGCGCTCGACGCCCAGACCGGCGTGATGGTGCTTGACGTCATTGCCCGCGTCAATCGCGATCTCGGCACGACCACTGTGGTGATCACGCACAATGCCGTGATTGCCGCCATGGCCGATCGCGTCCTTTATTTCGGCAACGGGCTGGTGACGCGTATCGAGCGCAACCTGCAAAAAAAGCTTGCCGCGGAGCTGAGCTGGTGA
- a CDS encoding HlyD family efflux transporter periplasmic adaptor subunit — MSTVVQWRRATFLVLITALIAWGLYIGFRRQPVEVEVGTARHGPLQVTVQQEGRTRVVDRYAVTAPVSGYARRIQLAVGDAVERGAMLVELEPARAEILDARRRAEAQARIAAAATNVNVAEQRVSAAVSNADIAQKELQRVRALRQGGHVSAAAEDRAATTAQSSAAELRSARFSVSTARYELEAARTALKYAALGGTGTPIAVRSPESGQVLKIAHKSEGTVAAGQPLIEIGNPRALEVEVDLLSADAVRIHPGTRVLFERWGGDGVLEGVVKVVEPGAFTKISALGVEEQRVWVIVAFTSPSATWQRLGDGYRVEASFIIWEGNDVLQIPASALFRDGNGWAAYVVMQDHAVKRRVEIGKRNALAAQVLAGIRADEQVIVHPDDRVRENVTVAAK, encoded by the coding sequence ATGTCCACTGTCGTGCAATGGCGTCGCGCCACCTTCCTTGTACTGATCACGGCCCTCATCGCCTGGGGCTTGTATATCGGATTTCGGCGGCAACCCGTCGAAGTGGAAGTCGGTACAGCGCGCCATGGGCCATTGCAAGTCACCGTGCAGCAAGAGGGGCGAACGCGCGTCGTTGACAGGTATGCCGTTACCGCACCGGTAAGCGGCTATGCGCGACGCATTCAATTGGCGGTGGGGGACGCCGTCGAACGTGGCGCCATGCTGGTTGAGCTGGAGCCGGCACGCGCTGAAATCCTGGATGCGCGGCGACGCGCCGAGGCACAAGCCCGCATCGCCGCCGCGGCAACGAACGTCAATGTTGCCGAGCAGCGTGTCAGTGCGGCAGTCAGCAATGCCGACATTGCTCAAAAGGAGCTCCAGCGCGTGCGTGCATTGCGCCAGGGCGGCCATGTCAGTGCAGCAGCCGAAGACCGCGCCGCCACAACGGCCCAAAGCAGTGCTGCGGAATTGCGCTCCGCCCGGTTTTCCGTTTCCACGGCACGTTATGAACTTGAAGCGGCGCGTACGGCATTGAAGTATGCTGCCCTTGGCGGCACGGGCACACCGATTGCCGTTCGCTCTCCCGAGAGCGGGCAGGTACTCAAGATCGCGCACAAGAGCGAGGGCACGGTTGCAGCCGGCCAGCCGCTGATCGAAATCGGCAACCCGCGCGCACTGGAGGTGGAAGTGGATTTGCTGTCGGCGGACGCCGTGCGCATTCATCCGGGAACACGCGTCTTATTCGAACGCTGGGGCGGCGATGGCGTGCTTGAAGGCGTAGTCAAGGTTGTCGAGCCAGGCGCCTTTACCAAAATTTCCGCCCTGGGCGTGGAAGAGCAGCGTGTGTGGGTGATTGTTGCCTTCACGTCGCCGTCCGCGACATGGCAGCGGCTGGGCGACGGGTACCGGGTCGAAGCCAGCTTTATCATTTGGGAAGGCAACGATGTCTTGCAAATCCCTGCCAGCGCTTTGTTTCGTGATGGCAATGGCTGGGCAGCGTATGTCGTCATGCAGGACCACGCTGTCAAGCGGCGCGTGGAGATCGGCAAACGCAATGCCCTGGCCGCGCAAGTGCTAGCGGGAATCAGGGCGGATGAACAAGTCATTGTCCATCCGGACGACCGGGTGCGGGAGAACGTGACAGTTGCGGCAAAGTAG
- a CDS encoding heavy metal translocating P-type ATPase, whose protein sequence is MCRSIYLQTGISAALLLVGGVLRHLGHADIADRLWLLASAVVLTGALIDTFMAILRREIGLDVIALLSIGGAIALQEYFAGAVIALMYASGRTLEQYAENRARREMSALLGRAPRTANRYEATGLAQVSLEAIQPGDRILVRAGDIVPIDGQLLSDVAAVDESALTGESLPVSYAKGSMLASGIINAADAFDMLATRKAEDSTYSHIVHLVEKAQQSKAPVARLADRYAVLFIPLSLGIAGIAWLATGDAVRALAVIVVATPCPLILAVPVALFCAMSRCAQHGVLIKHGSAIEQMAQVKTLFFDKTGTLTGGKARLSGILAAPWVTQEEVLRLAASLEQMSSHAIAQAIVAAAHERGLELTIPTSVTEEPGAGLAGRVGNVSVAAGTRAYVSAQCEKPAWPADLMAQTGEEGNAAVCVAIDGKMSGLLQMADEVRLDTPRAMRLLRAAGIGRIVMLTGDRSDVADAIGGLLGVDKVMAQQTPASKQETIALARADGAVMMVGDGINDAPALAAANVGVAMGARGAAAAAESAQLVLLVDRLDRLASGVRICRKARAIAIQSAIAGMGLSVGAMLIAAFGYLPPVAGAILQEAIDVAVILNALRVLRLEKTSPAARLPHDEVRRLNAEHARLVPIIDRIRRLADRISALPPPAIAQELLWLNDALHEELLPHESSDERHVYPRVASLIGGDDPLASMSTAHREIFRLGRKVETLARNLLSDGQSETALHELRHLLYALEAILRLHFCQEEEMYHNLSA, encoded by the coding sequence ATGTGCAGATCCATATACCTTCAGACGGGCATCTCTGCGGCTCTGCTATTGGTCGGCGGGGTGCTGCGTCATCTAGGGCATGCCGACATTGCCGATCGACTGTGGCTGCTTGCCTCAGCCGTGGTGCTGACGGGCGCGCTGATCGATACTTTCATGGCGATTTTGCGCCGGGAGATCGGCCTGGACGTGATCGCACTGCTGTCGATTGGCGGCGCCATCGCGCTGCAAGAATACTTTGCCGGCGCCGTTATTGCGTTGATGTACGCGAGCGGGCGCACCCTGGAGCAATACGCTGAAAATCGCGCGCGCCGCGAAATGTCTGCATTGCTTGGCCGTGCCCCACGCACCGCCAACCGATATGAAGCCACGGGCCTGGCGCAGGTAAGCCTGGAAGCCATCCAGCCGGGCGACCGCATCCTCGTGCGCGCCGGCGATATCGTGCCGATTGACGGGCAACTGCTTTCCGATGTCGCCGCAGTAGACGAATCGGCCTTGACCGGGGAGTCATTGCCCGTATCCTATGCAAAGGGCAGCATGCTGGCGAGCGGCATCATCAATGCCGCCGACGCGTTTGACATGCTGGCAACGCGCAAGGCGGAAGACAGCACCTATTCCCACATTGTTCACCTGGTCGAGAAAGCGCAGCAATCGAAGGCGCCAGTCGCGCGCCTGGCGGACCGCTATGCCGTGCTCTTCATTCCCCTGTCTCTGGGCATTGCCGGCATCGCCTGGCTGGCAACCGGTGACGCGGTTCGGGCGCTGGCCGTGATCGTTGTCGCCACGCCTTGCCCCCTGATATTGGCCGTGCCGGTCGCGCTGTTTTGCGCGATGTCGCGCTGTGCCCAGCACGGTGTGCTGATCAAGCATGGCAGTGCCATCGAGCAAATGGCCCAGGTAAAAACTTTATTTTTCGACAAGACCGGGACACTCACCGGCGGCAAGGCGCGGCTGTCCGGTATCCTTGCCGCGCCATGGGTCACCCAGGAAGAAGTGCTCAGGCTGGCCGCCTCGCTTGAGCAGATGTCGAGTCATGCGATTGCCCAGGCGATCGTCGCGGCGGCCCATGAGCGAGGACTGGAGCTGACGATTCCAACAAGTGTCACCGAAGAGCCTGGCGCGGGCCTTGCAGGCCGTGTTGGCAATGTCAGTGTTGCGGCAGGGACCCGCGCGTACGTGTCAGCGCAGTGTGAAAAGCCGGCGTGGCCGGCCGATCTCATGGCGCAAACCGGCGAAGAAGGCAATGCCGCGGTTTGCGTTGCCATCGACGGCAAGATGAGCGGCCTGCTGCAAATGGCGGACGAAGTCCGGCTGGATACGCCCCGTGCGATGCGGCTGCTGCGCGCCGCGGGAATTGGCCGGATTGTCATGTTGACGGGGGACCGGAGCGATGTTGCCGACGCAATTGGCGGCTTGCTCGGCGTAGACAAGGTGATGGCGCAGCAGACCCCGGCGTCCAAGCAGGAAACGATTGCCTTGGCGCGTGCTGACGGCGCCGTCATGATGGTCGGTGACGGCATCAATGATGCTCCTGCGCTAGCCGCCGCAAATGTTGGCGTGGCAATGGGCGCGCGCGGTGCGGCTGCCGCCGCCGAATCGGCGCAGTTGGTGCTGCTGGTGGACCGCCTGGACAGGCTGGCATCAGGCGTGCGCATTTGCCGCAAAGCGCGCGCAATTGCCATCCAGAGCGCCATTGCCGGCATGGGCTTGTCGGTTGGCGCCATGCTGATTGCCGCATTTGGCTATTTGCCGCCAGTGGCCGGCGCAATCCTGCAAGAAGCAATTGACGTTGCCGTCATTCTCAATGCCTTGCGCGTGCTCCGGCTGGAGAAAACCAGCCCCGCGGCAAGGCTGCCGCACGATGAAGTCAGGCGACTGAATGCGGAGCACGCACGCCTCGTGCCGATCATCGACCGCATTCGCCGGCTGGCAGACCGGATTTCCGCGTTGCCGCCGCCCGCGATTGCGCAAGAACTCCTGTGGCTAAATGATGCGCTTCATGAAGAATTACTGCCGCATGAATCCAGCGATGAGAGGCATGTCTATCCGCGCGTGGCAAGCCTGATTGGCGGCGATGACCCTCTGGCGTCGATGAGTACCGCCCATCGTGAAATATTTCGCCTTGGCCGCAAGGTTGAAACACTTGCCAGAAACTTGCTCAGTGATGGCCAGAGCGAGACGGCGTTGCATGAATTACGACACTTGCTCTATGCGCTGGAAGCCATACTGCGTCTGCATTTCTGTCAAGAAGAAGAGATGTACCATAATTTGTCTGCCTGA
- a CDS encoding NADH-ubiquinone oxidoreductase-F iron-sulfur binding region domain-containing protein, which produces MAHSATLPHGPNRSYYHLNQVPLTGHACQGLACFAARKEDSQRWAQAHARMPAIYCLGRCYQAPAAFGDNARPHVEALARETVLLGNLRNGGVHSLASYLANGGGAALRQALDMPPAALIASIAESGLRGRGGAGFPTGRKWAAVAAASGPRKYVVANADEGDPGTFSDRMLMEDDPFLLIEAMLIAALAVGAEHGYIYLRKEYPGAQASLASALQQAHEAGWLGPQVLDSPHRFEIEMIIGQGSYVCGEETAMLNAIEGKRPEVRLRPPQIAEYGLFNLPTLVNNVETLCAVPWIVTHGAQAYARLGTLASRGTKLVSLNSLFRRPGLVEVEFGMPLRHIVDEAGGGLKRGRLLGLMVGGPLAGLVPPALLDTPFCHEELQRIGCAVGHGGMIAFADDTTIPEIMAEVFRFGALESCGKCTPCHLGSPELARMWQAAVAGERISRPRWDALIDALLATSLCGHGRGLAEFARAIERHYPLELEKCFA; this is translated from the coding sequence ATGGCGCATTCCGCGACGTTGCCGCACGGTCCCAACCGCAGCTATTACCACCTGAATCAGGTGCCGCTGACTGGCCATGCCTGCCAGGGCCTTGCGTGCTTTGCCGCGCGCAAGGAAGATTCGCAGCGCTGGGCGCAGGCGCATGCCCGCATGCCGGCCATTTATTGCCTTGGTCGTTGCTACCAGGCGCCCGCAGCATTCGGCGACAACGCCCGCCCCCATGTCGAAGCGCTGGCACGCGAGACTGTTCTTTTAGGCAATCTCCGCAATGGCGGTGTACACAGCCTGGCGTCGTACCTGGCGAACGGCGGCGGCGCGGCGCTGCGACAAGCCCTGGACATGCCCCCTGCCGCCTTGATCGCTTCGATCGCCGAATCAGGCTTGCGCGGACGCGGCGGCGCCGGCTTTCCCACCGGACGGAAGTGGGCTGCGGTGGCGGCGGCAAGCGGCCCCCGCAAATATGTCGTGGCCAATGCCGATGAAGGCGATCCGGGCACCTTCAGCGACCGCATGCTGATGGAAGACGACCCGTTTCTCCTGATCGAAGCCATGCTGATCGCCGCACTGGCGGTGGGCGCCGAACATGGCTATATCTACCTGCGCAAGGAATACCCGGGTGCACAGGCGAGCCTGGCTTCGGCGCTGCAGCAAGCGCATGAAGCAGGATGGCTGGGGCCGCAGGTGCTGGATTCACCGCATCGCTTCGAGATCGAAATGATCATCGGCCAGGGCAGCTATGTCTGTGGCGAGGAAACCGCCATGCTGAACGCGATCGAAGGAAAGCGCCCGGAAGTACGTCTGCGCCCGCCGCAGATTGCCGAATACGGCCTGTTCAATCTGCCGACCCTGGTCAACAATGTCGAAACCCTGTGTGCCGTGCCCTGGATCGTGACGCATGGCGCCCAGGCATACGCCCGTTTGGGCACGTTGGCAAGCCGCGGCACCAAGCTGGTTTCGTTGAATTCCCTGTTCCGTCGCCCGGGCCTGGTTGAAGTGGAATTCGGCATGCCACTGCGGCACATCGTCGACGAGGCCGGCGGCGGCTTGAAGCGCGGCCGCCTGCTGGGCCTCATGGTTGGTGGTCCGCTCGCCGGCCTGGTGCCGCCCGCCCTGCTCGACACGCCCTTCTGCCACGAAGAACTGCAACGCATCGGCTGCGCGGTCGGGCATGGCGGCATGATTGCCTTTGCCGACGACACGACGATTCCAGAAATAATGGCGGAAGTATTCCGCTTCGGCGCGCTGGAATCATGCGGAAAATGCACGCCCTGCCATCTCGGCAGCCCGGAACTGGCGCGCATGTGGCAAGCCGCTGTGGCCGGCGAACGCATTAGCCGGCCACGCTGGGATGCGCTCATCGATGCGCTGTTGGCAACCAGCCTGTGCGGCCACGGACGGGGATTGGCGGAGTTTGCGCGCGCAATCGAGCGGCATTACCCCCTGGAGCTGGAAAAATGCTTCGCCTGA